One window of Scheffersomyces stipitis CBS 6054 chromosome 1, whole genome shotgun sequence genomic DNA carries:
- a CDS encoding predicted protein — DVHEWSRKIRAQGKEVPADVTLYESITRKDGQFLANLGAKAQENKELVDNLKKDIQSYNTIKQLRMTAINASNKGQFNNSIWGEGYQGYGNGITNTSTKLLLPERDLTDKDINTKVLRNSKKPKNYVPIRLEFDQERDRFKLRDTFLWDLNEEVLSVEAFTRQLIEDYKFVSKQHYDTILSSIKDQINDYQKRPLKTMGELRVPIKLDITINNTQLTDQFEWDVLNYEDNDPEDFAIYMCDELNLPGEFTTAIAHTIREQTQLYHKALTLIGYAFDGTPVHEDEIRSHLLPSLRLVAPGLSVVDDFFSILRNPSNVADYTPSLIKLTQLEVERQEKEIERDSRRKRRHNESELQASSTSRTITSRRIAAHAARGGPVLPDLSDLPKTFRTPAPSSILPGAVDLGVPDVFEYNEIYVNKTQVKNPDYVPPPRPPKPTVVQNNRVRYLHDVNSNRLVVTIRLS; from the coding sequence GACGTTCATGAGTGGTCCAGAAAGATTCGAgcacaaggaaaagaagttccGGCTGATGTGACTTTGTATGAGTCAATTACCCGTAAAGACGGTCAGTTTTTGGCTAATTTAGGAGCTAAAGCGCAAGAGAATAAAGAGCTTGTagacaatttgaagaaggacaTTCAATCGTACAACACGATTAAACAGTTGCGTATGACTGCTATCAATGCCTCCAACAAGGGACAGTTTAACAACTCTATCTGGGGAGAAGGATACCAGGGCTACGGCAATGGCATCACGAATACTTCTACGAAACTATTGCTTCCCGAGCGTGATTTGACCGATAAGGACATCAACACGAAGGTTCTCAGAAATAGCAAGAAACCCAAAAACTATGTTCCTATTAGGTTGGAGTTCGATCAGGAACGTGATCGtttcaagttgagagaTACATTTTTGTGGGATTTAAATGAAGAAGTGCTATCGGTTGAAGCTTTCACGCGACAATTGATAGAAGACTACAAGTTTGTATCGAAACAGCACTACGACACGATACTATCATCCATCAAAGACCAGATCAACGATTATCAAAAGAGACCTCTCAAGACTATGGGAGAGCTCCGTGTGCCTATCAAGCTAGACAtcaccatcaacaacaCCCAGTTGACAGACCAGTTCGAGTGGGATGTGCTAAACTACGAGGACAATGATCCTGAAGATTTTGCCATCTACATGTGTGACGAATTGAATCTTCCAGGAGAGTTTACTACTGCCATTGCTCACACCATTAGAGAGCAGACACAGTTGTATCACAAGGCATTGACGTTGATAGGATACGCTTTTGACGGTACTCCTGTCCATGAGGATGAGATCAGAAGCCATCTTTTGCCATCGTTGCGCTTGGTAGCTCCTGGTTTATCTGTGgtcgatgatttcttttcCATCTTGAGGAACCCTTCGAACGTTGCCGACTACACTCCTTCGCTCATCAAGTTGACCCAGCTTGAAGTAGAGAGGCAGGAGAAGGAAATCGAGCGAGATTCGCGCCGTAAGAGAAGACATAATGAGCTGGAATTGCAGGCCAGTTCTACATCTAGAACCATCACTTCTAGAAGAATCGCCGCCCATGCTGCAAGAGGTGGCCCTGTACTTCCCGACTTGTCTGATCTCCCCAAGACTTTCCGCACACCTGCTCCTTCGAGTATATTGCCTGGTGCAGTGGACTTGGGAGTACCTGATGTATTTGAGTACAACGAGATCTACGTCAACAAAACACAGGTTAAAAACCCAGACTATGTGCCCCCACCTCGTCCACCGAAACCTACGGTTGTACAGAACAACAGAGTCAGGTATTTGCACGATGTCAACCTGAACCGCCTTGTAGTGACAATCCGGTTGTCGTAG
- a CDS encoding predicted protein, whose protein sequence is MKLITRTSNREKGKELPSAPTELVDLSVFDGVPAKKEDEGRKLDTFRLPGAPSFLPDEPTFTNEANRFPQTLLFLDDDSLADAEDEKAIGGYADVSLPGVPHFPPEDSDSKSKVGSTQILAT, encoded by the exons ATGAAATTAATTACAAGAACGAGC AATAGAGAAAAAGGTAAAGAATTGCCTAGTGCTCCTACTGAATTGGTTGATTTATCTGTATTTGATGGTGTACCCGCtaagaaagaagacgagGGTCGGAAATTGGATACGTTTAGATTGCCTGGTGCTCCTCTGTTTCTTCCTGATGAGCCTACGTTTACAAACGAAGCCAATCGATTTCCACAGACTCTCTTATTTTTGGACGACGACTCCTTAGCagatgctgaagatgaaaaagCTATTGGTGGTTATGCTGATGTCAGTTTACCTGGAGTTCCTCATTTTCCACCTGAAGATAGCGACAGCAAAAGCAAGGTCGGGAGCACCCAAATACTTGCCACATGA
- the POL1 gene encoding DNA-directed DNA polymerase alpha Required for mitotic DNA synthesis, premeiotic DNA synthesis, recombination, and full sporulation, with protein MSLRASKREKLKQLREARKTGASVADFAVSEEEDLDVGIYDEVDEETYREHKRKQLMNDDFIVDDNGEGYVDNGVDEWDDSTRPNYYSDEEEAQAGTKRKKKSQRPVKVTKVAQISNYFKPAGGAAPVQSKKVDANIDDILDDFADSVPTKKKAKREVTNIFKNNSSNNKVMKTKKKTFNFSTSVKSEKSVKHVSIDVEDDNDSQDFSMDMDTEEQPSSPIKKVKDEVIAEEKENIDPSTKALNVAENESVEESDDSEDEIVVSRRPRAVAANKNNRATFSSVKAVDIPSSSPTRATSYSQINYTEKLDEALIVGSNDDKDSFKMFWLDYCEVDSSLLLFGKILTREGNLVSGVVKINGLCRELYFLPRKFRLVDDEEDVQQPVTALDVNDEVTPLLLHQFGLDGLRAKPEKMKYAFELAGIPKETEYLKILLPFKTNKNKNIVMPSELEGETFSHVFGTNASIFEAFVLQRNIMGPCWIEVSNGDFNSIQNTSHCQVEVSIDSPSYIKPISEAPKAPNLTVTSIAVQTVMNPKQNKQEVVAVSLATFRDVPQDAPIDENLQPSEMLTIVRPVNSATVPPGLQQLAEKQGLELRICPNEKVLLNLLCASIKRSDPDVFIGHRLENISLDVLVQRMYDFKISTYSALGRRNRKSFPERFGRNNKGFGNNLLIREIFQGRLLCDIANEMGQSLTSKCQSWELPEMYDVVCKKKHLPIEINYQSPQFVENADVMLMALKDNASNVQITAEIAFSIQILSLSKQLTNIAGNAWSHTLSGTRAGRNEFILLHEFKRNNYIVPDKEDKFHKNANHQQEAKMEATEDDATTVTSNKKPKYQGGLVFEPEKGLHKNYILVMDFNSLYPSIIQEFNICFTTVDRDNFNVTHDEDRDMPSLPERDSAAGVLPRLLNSLVSRRREVKKLLKDPKNTPFQRAQYDIRQQALKLTANSMYGCLGYINSRFYAKPLAMLVTNKGREILMDTRQLAESIGLRVVYGDTDSVMIDTGVDDFQEAIKIGEQFKLQVNERYRLLEIDIDNVFKRLLLHAKKKYAAMNASINSKTGEISTTLEVKGLDMRRREYCQLSKEISAFVLMKILSDLDPEKALGDVYDYLEEMSGKIKNNEIAVDKYKINTKLSKDPNNYPNGKSMPQVQVALKLRSDGKVIKAGSVITYVITAPKSDDDKSSPPERARAIHELLGKKTDLKPDANYYLEKQIFAPVERLLERIEGIDMVRVAKCLDIDTKKFILRVKNSENTGEITSLEASVTDSERFRQASFLVLNCKCGKQFRFGGIIASRDYSVTFNGVTCNSCSYNFPVLKLTAQLEGAIRKHISVYYSGWLVCDDNACGITTRQISVYGKRCIGSSGLAHGCKGIMRYKYSDKALYNQLLYFNAIFDVDKAKKDELRPIYDAFTQSAQAAPTKLASGQVAALAEQNRELFGYCQDVVQKYLQDCGRRYVNMGSIFDFMGV; from the coding sequence ATGCTGTTGCGAGCCAGTAAAagagagaagttgaagcagCTTCGTGAAGCCAGAAAAACTGGTGCAAGTGTTGCTGATTTTGCCgtatcagaagaagaagatctcgATGTCGGAATCTACGATGAAGTCGACGAGGAAACATATCGAGAACACAAGAGAAAACAGTTGATGAACGATGACTTTATTGTGGACGATAATGGAGAAGGTTACGTAGACAATGGGGTAGATGAATGGGACGATTCTACTAGGCCAAACTACtattcagatgaagaagaggcaCAAGCTGGGACTAAgagaaaaaagaaaagtcAAAGACCTGTCAAGGTCACCAAGGTAGCCCAGATAAGCAACTATTTCAAGCCTGCTGGCGGTGCTGCTCCCGTACAGTCCAAGAAGGTTGACGCCAACATCGATGACATTCTTGACGACTTTGCTGATTCCGTTcctacaaagaagaaggccAAGAGGGAAGTCaccaatatcttcaagaacaactcaAGCAATAATAAGGTcatgaaaacgaagaagaaaacctTCAATTTCTCGACTTCtgtcaaatctgaaaaatcagtCAAACATGTTTCCATAGAcgttgaagatgacaacGACTCTCAAGACTTCTCTATGGATATGGACACGGAGGAGCAACCTTCTTCTCCTATTAAGAAGGTGAAGGATGAGGTTATTgcagaagagaaggagaatATCGATCCTTCTACGAAGGCTTTAAACGTTGCAGAAAACGAGCTGGTAGAAGAGTCTGAcgattctgaagatgaaatcgTTGTTTCTAGACGACCACgtgctgttgctgctaacaagaacaacagagcaactttttcttctgtaaAAGCTGTAGATATcccttcatcttctccCACTAGAGCCACGTCTTATTCGCAGATCAACTAtactgaaaagttggacGAAGCACTAATTGTCGGCTCTAACGATGACAAGGACTCGTTCAAGATGTTTTGGCTAGACTACTGTGAAGTTGATTCATCCTTGCTTCTTTTCGGTAAGATCTTGACTCGTGAAGGTAATCTAGTGTCAGGTGTCGTCAAAATCAATGGACTTTGTAGAGAGTTATACTTCTTGCCCAGAAAGTTTCGTTTGGTagacgatgaagaggaCGTACAGCAGCCTGTAACAGCTCTTGATGTCAACGACGAAGTTACACCATTGTTGTTACATCAATTTGGCTTGGATGGGCTCAGGGCAAAACCAGAAAAGATGAAGTATGCCTTTGAGCTTGCCGGAATTCCTAAGGAGACCGagtatttgaagattttgttGCCTTTCAAGACCaataagaacaagaatataGTGATGCCATCTGAGCTTGAAGGTGAAACCTTCAGCCATGTGTTTGGAACAAATGCAAGTATCTTCGAAGCATTTGTTCTACAGAGAAACATCATGGGCCCATGTTGGATTGAAGTTTCCAATGGTGACTTCAATTCTATTCAAAACACATCCCACTGTCAGGTAGAGGTATCCATTGATTCTCCGTCTTATATCAAGCCAATTTCTGAAGCTCCAAAGGCTCCCAACTTGACAGTGACGTCCATTGCTGTTCAAACTGTCATGAATCCAAAGCAAAACAAGCAAGAAGTAGTAGCCGTATCTCTTGCTACTTTTCGTGATGTTCCACAGGATGCTCCTATCGATGAAAATCTCCAACCGAGTGAAATGCTTACTATAGTGAGACCAGTAAATTCTGCTACAGTTCCTCCGGGATTACAGCAATTGGCAGAAAAACAGGGTTTGGAATTGAGAATATGCCCTAATGAAAAGGTGTTAttgaatcttctttgtGCCAGTATCAAGAGACTGGACCCAGATGTATTCATAGGTCACAGACTAGAAAACATCTCATTGGATGTTTTAGTGCAAAGAATGTATGACTTCAAGATATCCACCTATTCTGCACTTGGTCGTCGTAATAGAAAGCTGTTCccagaaagatttggaCGTAACAACAAGGGCTTCGGAAACAACTTGCTTATCCGTGAGATTTTCCAGGGAAGGTTGTTATGTGATATTGCCAACGAAATGGGTCAGTCGTTAACTTCTAAGTGTCAGTCTTGGGAATTGCCTGAAATGTACGACGTAGTCtgcaagaagaaacacCTTCCCATCGAAATCAACTATCAGAGTCCTCAGTTTGTGGAGAACGCAGATGTTATGTTGATGGCACTTAAGGATAATGCTAGCAATGTCCAGATCACAGCCGAGATTGCCTTTTCCATTCAAATTCTCTCTTTGTCTAAGCAATTGACTAACATTGCTGGTAACGCTTGGTCTCACACTCTAAGTGGTACCAGAGCTGGTAGAAATGAATTCATTTTATTACATGAGTTCAAGAGAAATAATTATATTGTTCCAGACAAGGAAGACAAATTCCACAAGAACGCCAatcaccaacaagaagcGAAGATGGAAGCTACAGAGGATGACGCTACTACTGTAACGTCCAACAAGAAGCCAAAGTATCAGGGTGGTCTTGTGTTTGAGCCGGAGAAGGGCTTGCACAAGAACTACATTCTTGTTATGGATTTCAACTCGTTGTATCCCAGTATTATCCAAGAATTCAACATCTGTTTCACTACAGTTGACAGAGATAACTTCAACGTTACTCATGATGAAGATAGAGATATGCCTTCACTTCCTGAAAGGGattctgctgctggtgtCTTACCCAGATTGTTGAACAGCTTGGTGTCCCGTCGTAGagaagtcaagaagttgctTAAGGATCCCAAGAATACACCCTTCCAAAGAGCCCAGTACGATATCAGACAGCAGGCTTTGAAGTTGACAGCCAACTCTATGTATGGTTGCTTGGGTTACATCAATTCTAGATTCTATGCTAAGCCATTGGCTATGTTGGTGACAAACAAGGGTAGAGAAATCTTGATGGATACCAGACAATTGGCAGAATCCATTGGTTTAAGAGTTGTTTATGGTGATACAGACTCGGTTATGATTGATACTGGTGTCGatgatttccaagaagcTATCAAAATAGGTGAGCAATTCAAGCTACAGGTTAATGAAAGATACAGATTGTTGGAAATAGATATCGATAACGTATTCAAGCGTTTGTTGTTGCATGCTAAGAAAAAGTACGCCGCCATGAATGCCTccatcaactccaagacTGGTGAAATCAGCACAACTTTGGAAGTAAAGGGATTGGATATGAGACGTCGTGAATACTGTCAGCTCTCGAAAGAAATATCAGCATTTGtattgatgaagatcttgtcgGATTTGGATCCTGAAAAGGCTTTAGGTGATGTTTATGACTATTTGGAGGAAATGTCAGGTAAGATTAagaataatgaaattgCCGTTGACAAGTATAAGATCAACACCAAGTTATCCAAGGACCCGAATAACTACCCCAACGGTAAATCTATGCCTCAGGTTCAAGTAGCATTAAAATTACGTTCCGATGGTAAGGTCATCAAAGCTGGTAGTGTTATTACTTATGTGATCACTGCTCCGAAGTCTGATGACGACAAGTCGCTGCCCCCAGAGAGGGCCAGAGCTATCCATGAGCTCTTGGGAAAGAAGACAGACTTGAAGCCAGACGCCAACTACTACTTGGAAAAACAAATTTTTGCTCCCGTAGAAAGATTGTTGGAAAGAATAGAAGGCATTGATATGGTGAGAGTGGCTAAGTGCTTGGATATCGacaccaagaagttcatcttGAGAGTTAAGAATAGCGAAAATACTGGCGAAATCACATCGTTGGAAGCAAGTGTTACGGACTCCGAAAGATTCAGACAAGCCAGTTTCCTTGTATTGAATTGTAAGTGTGGCAAACAATTCCGCTTTGGAGGTATAATTGCTTCCCGTGATTATTCTGTTACCTTCAATGGTGTGACGTGTAATTCTTGCAGCTACAACTTCCCTGTTCTCAAGCTCACTGCACAATTGGAGGGTGCCATTCGTAAACACATCTCGGTGTACTACTCGGGTTGGTTAGTCTGTGACGACAACGCTTGTGGAATCACTACCAGACAAATCTCGGTGTACGGTAAGCGTTGCATAGGTTCGTCTGGATTGGCTCATGGCTGTAAGGGTATCATGAGATACAAATACAGTGATAAGGCCTTGTACAACCAATTGTTGTATTTCAATGCAATTTTCGATGTCGACAAGGCAAAGAAAGACGAATTGAGACCGATCTATGATGCATTTACTCAGAGTGCACAAGCTGCACCAACTAAGCTTGCTTCGGGACAAGTTGCTGCTCTTGCTGAACAGAACAGAGAATTATTTGGATATTGCCAGGATGTTGTGCAGAAGTATTTGCAGGACTGTGGGCGTCGGTATGTGAACATGGGGTCGATTTTTGACTTCATGGGCGTATAA
- a CDS encoding predicted protein produces MKLCTYIQILLALSAACSAAPVETEATTSLDTTEQAKLESLVTSLNQYNAQHNVPGYKRELTVSDLQVLASRSNIPIVDAILAALNDSGLANVVIDFVLLSPELLSISIDGVIFTLKSGLINLTDVLIALQKSGLILQVLHLALNDPEILPGLLRIGKELLAQNGINIFSKRELNELSTEVEAVADDSFNVYDLSKRESELLNDLFTALRDSGLAASVIQHLLTTPELAAPAAHFLDAILKSGALSLGQLLQALKESNLVLNLLKDILNDRALLIQFGNIVADRISKGLISKATYDAL; encoded by the coding sequence ATGAAGCTCTGTACCTACATTCAAATCCTCTTGGCCCTCTCTGCTGCCTGCTCTGCTGCTCCtgtagaaacagaagctACCACCAGCCTCGACACTACCGAGCAGGCTAAGCTTGAGTCTTTGGTTACCAGCTTGAACCAATACAATGCACAACATAATGTTCCTGGTTACAAGCGTGAGCTTACAGTTAGTGACTTGCAAGTTCTTGCCAGCAGATCCAACATTCCCATTGTGGATGCCATCTTGGCTGCTTTGAACGACTCTGGTTTGGCCAACGTCGTCATTGACTTCGTATTGTTAAGTCCGGAGTTGCTCAGCATCAGTATTGATGGGGTTATCTTTACCCTCAAGTCTggtttgatcaacttgactgATGTGTTGATTGCCCTCCAGAAGTCTGGCTTGATCTTGCAAGTGTTACACTTGGCTTTGAATGATCCAGAAATTCTTCCAGGTTTATTGAGAATCGGTAAGGAATTGTTGGCCCAAAACGGTATCAAcatcttctccaagagAGAACTCAACGAGTTGTCTACTGAAGTCGAAGCTGTAGCTGACGACTCCTTCAACGTATACGATTTGTCAAAGAGAGAATCcgaattgttgaatgaCCTCTTCACTGCTCTCAGAGACTCTGGGTTGGCTGCCTCAGTGATTCAACACTTGTTGACTACTCCAGAGTTGGCTGCTCCTGCTGCACACTTCTTGGACGCCATCTTGAAGTCCGGTGCCCTTTCACTTGGGCAATTGTTGCAGGCCCTTAAGGAGTCCAACTTGGTGctcaacttgttgaaagacATCCTCAACGACAGAGCTTTGTTGATCCAGTTTGGTAACATTGTTGCTGACAGAATCTCCAAGGGTCTTATCTCGAAGGCCACCTACGACGCTCTCTAA
- a CDS encoding predicted protein, whose product MSFANYDIEAQHPLGKRGQREEALGSAQDPDSQTEATNGLNTIIGKTSAQLQVFGSLISQLDIQRKQVGTRRDCLQLRENIEELTTDIGGMDRSIQLLISNISQLINKKSTVKPSNLEENRSMQVSNKQMVVKERLVSEFSELHRSFQRSIRLYNEKKRSYPLKDILDHHSNQAANETTPLISSESNGGQLQSQLQVQEQQQEDTINDTELQYHILLTEERNREINQVTEGIVEVNAIFKDLGQLVTQQGESLDTIEDNILQLQGNTQQASRELTKANEYQKAKSKWSCIILVALSIFVLIIILAAVS is encoded by the coding sequence ATGTCGTTTGCAAACTACGATATAGAAGCACAGCATCCCTTGGGCAAACGAGGGCAGAGGGAAGAAGCATTAGGCTCAGCCCAGGACCCAGACTCGCAAACAGAAGCTACTAATGGACTCAATACTATAATCGGAAAAACTTCTGCCCAATTGCAAGTTTTTGGCTCTTTAATTTCACAGCTAGATatacaaagaaaacaagttGGAACACGTAGAGACTGTCTTCAATTGCGGGAGAATATCGAGGAGCTAACGACTGATATTGGTGGAATGGACAGATCCATCCAGCTCCTTATTCTGAATATTCTGCAATtaatcaacaagaaactgaCTGTAAAACCATcaaatttggaagaaaataGACTGATGCAAGTGTCAAATAAGCAGATGGTGGTAAAAGAGCGATTGGTTAGCGAATTTAGCGAATTACATCGTCTGTTTCAGCGTTCAATAAGATTATACaacgagaagaaaaggtcTTATCCTTTAAAGGATATTTTGGATCACCATAGCAACCAAGCAGCCAACGAAACAACACCGTTGATAAGTTCAGAATCAAATGGAGGTCAATTGCAATCGCAGcttcaagtacaagaacaacaacagGAAGATACTATAAACGACACCGAGCTCCAGTACCATATCTTGCTTACCGAGGAGAGAAATCGTGAAATCAACCAAGTCACGGAAGGAATCGTGGAAGTAAACGCAatcttcaaagacttgGGCCAATTGGTAACCCAGCAGGGAGAACTGTTGGATACTATAGAAGATAATATTCTCCAATTGCAGGGTAACACTCAACAGGCACTGAGAGAGTTGACAAAAGCTAATGAGTACCAGAAGGCAAAGAGTAAATGGAGCTGTATCATTTTAGTGGCACTCAGTATATTTGTGTTAATCATAATATTGGCAGCAGTTAGTTAG